A region of Leptospira bouyouniensis DNA encodes the following proteins:
- a CDS encoding PAS domain S-box protein, protein MEENESITLEEAKEKISYLENLLREKDQTTYKTFFDQDEDAVVVFDLESQLFIDCNAKLTSILGFSKEKFLTLSVYDISPKFQPNGQPSDVLAGKYIEDGFKYGNVKFDWVHLNVKGEEVFCEVKLFNYIREDGKRFARGVIQKKDQLLELQKKLEEKEKLLSKVTKTLPAIIYIQDLSTNEFLYLNNSIESFLGFEVEPIVTYEYLIKHILHPEDLHLIDDHAKKMFSEKNTDIYVLDFRVFHKNGNILWFRVWETNFSFNKDGIPTEVLGIAQDITTTKKIEIDLKKQNDLSEEIRKISKSGVWEWNTNTNQLFWTPALFYLLNVNPDLFTPTIQTFTRFFTQDSQIFLIEALSKAAKEFIPFDLELEITGSPNFWVRIQGKSIQSNSNENIIIGSIEDIDETRKKRIALLENEARFHQVANQTGFIIYDYDIKLDKITWDGAIKSVLGYEIEEFNHLDIEGWLNLIHPDDRMFTKELLADAIGTRSPYHAFYRIRSKDNVYIPIEDRGTFITTDISTAPRQVGVLENVSAKFEFESKLQSKEERFRNFYNFASEAIIITEGDLILDANLAFRKLFGYEHVHKVLVSEIIADPLWNGLDTKDKSFSLEGIKKDGTLIPIQVNKKEFEEGKFILSFIDLTLINEAESIREALKEIKDKNNLIVSQKLELEKTIDELKLTQSQLIQNEKMASLGQLIAGIAHEINNPMGAIQASSQLILENFKNQILHQDKIIQLLSTINKKKRELYFHWMVNSSTKRNQLHGSEARKQKKSIREKLEIFGCKESEYISEEVVDMGVQDCLPMIEHMCNENDFVDLFNYGMEYIRTTQNLNSILESIQRVSKILYALKNFSHFDKIGAKMQTDLISNIETVLILYNSQIKTGIKIIRNFPEIPVIIPCFPDDLIQVWTNLIFNAIQAMNYKGILTISVKHPPEDTQRKKWVQILIEDNGCGIKEEIKDKIFEPFFTTKELGEGSGLGLDIVKRVVHKHEGKIEVESQPGRTVFTISLPI, encoded by the coding sequence ATGGAAGAAAATGAAAGCATCACTCTAGAAGAGGCAAAAGAAAAAATTTCCTATCTGGAAAACCTCCTTAGGGAGAAGGACCAAACTACATACAAAACTTTTTTTGATCAAGACGAAGATGCAGTTGTCGTTTTTGATTTAGAGAGTCAACTTTTCATTGACTGCAATGCTAAGTTAACCAGCATTCTTGGATTCTCAAAAGAAAAATTTTTAACACTTTCTGTCTATGATATTAGCCCAAAATTTCAACCGAACGGACAACCATCAGATGTATTGGCAGGTAAATACATTGAAGATGGTTTTAAGTACGGAAATGTAAAATTCGACTGGGTACATTTAAATGTTAAAGGAGAAGAAGTTTTTTGTGAAGTAAAACTTTTCAATTATATCAGAGAAGACGGAAAACGATTTGCAAGAGGTGTCATTCAAAAAAAAGACCAACTGCTCGAATTACAAAAGAAACTTGAAGAAAAAGAAAAACTTCTATCGAAAGTAACAAAAACGTTGCCTGCCATCATTTATATCCAAGATCTTTCAACTAATGAATTTTTATATTTGAATAATAGTATCGAAAGTTTTTTAGGTTTTGAGGTAGAACCAATTGTTACTTATGAATATTTAATCAAACACATACTTCATCCAGAAGATCTACATTTGATCGATGACCATGCAAAAAAAATGTTTTCTGAAAAAAACACAGATATATATGTGTTAGACTTTCGTGTCTTTCATAAAAACGGGAATATACTTTGGTTTCGCGTATGGGAAACGAACTTCTCATTCAACAAAGACGGAATTCCTACGGAAGTCCTAGGTATAGCTCAAGATATAACCACTACTAAAAAAATTGAAATCGATTTAAAAAAACAAAATGATCTTAGCGAAGAAATTAGAAAAATTTCCAAATCAGGAGTTTGGGAGTGGAACACCAATACGAACCAATTGTTTTGGACTCCTGCTTTATTTTATTTACTAAATGTAAATCCAGATCTATTCACACCCACAATCCAAACCTTTACTCGTTTTTTTACTCAAGATAGCCAAATTTTTTTAATTGAAGCCCTTTCTAAAGCAGCAAAGGAATTTATTCCCTTTGATTTAGAATTAGAAATCACAGGGAGCCCAAATTTCTGGGTACGTATCCAAGGAAAATCAATCCAATCCAATTCGAATGAAAATATCATCATTGGGAGTATCGAAGATATTGATGAAACTAGAAAAAAAAGGATCGCACTATTAGAAAACGAAGCACGTTTCCATCAAGTAGCAAATCAAACAGGGTTCATCATTTATGATTATGACATCAAACTTGATAAAATCACATGGGACGGAGCTATCAAATCAGTATTAGGTTACGAAATCGAAGAATTCAATCATTTAGATATTGAAGGTTGGCTCAATCTGATCCATCCCGACGATCGGATGTTCACAAAAGAACTATTAGCTGATGCGATTGGTACAAGAAGTCCTTATCATGCTTTCTATCGAATTCGCAGCAAAGATAATGTATACATTCCGATTGAAGACCGAGGAACGTTTATCACGACCGATATTTCCACTGCCCCAAGACAAGTGGGGGTTTTAGAAAACGTATCTGCAAAATTTGAATTTGAATCAAAACTTCAAAGCAAAGAAGAAAGATTTCGTAATTTTTATAATTTTGCAAGCGAAGCAATTATCATCACCGAAGGTGATTTGATTTTAGATGCAAATCTTGCATTTAGAAAACTCTTTGGTTATGAACATGTACACAAGGTTTTGGTAAGTGAAATTATCGCAGATCCACTTTGGAACGGGTTAGATACGAAGGATAAAAGTTTTTCTTTAGAGGGAATTAAAAAAGATGGTACACTCATCCCAATCCAAGTAAACAAAAAGGAATTCGAAGAAGGAAAATTTATTTTATCTTTCATCGATTTAACTTTGATCAATGAAGCTGAGTCAATCAGAGAGGCATTAAAAGAAATCAAGGATAAAAACAATCTTATCGTTTCACAAAAACTAGAACTTGAAAAAACTATCGACGAACTCAAGTTAACCCAATCACAATTGATTCAAAATGAAAAAATGGCATCTTTAGGCCAACTGATTGCAGGCATTGCGCATGAAATCAACAACCCAATGGGAGCAATCCAAGCATCAAGTCAACTCATTCTTGAAAATTTTAAAAATCAAATCCTTCACCAGGATAAAATCATTCAACTTCTCTCAACTATCAATAAGAAGAAACGTGAATTATATTTTCATTGGATGGTTAATTCCTCTACCAAAAGAAACCAACTACATGGATCGGAGGCCCGAAAGCAAAAAAAATCCATTCGCGAAAAACTAGAAATCTTTGGCTGCAAAGAATCTGAATATATTTCGGAAGAAGTTGTAGATATGGGTGTACAAGATTGTTTACCTATGATTGAACACATGTGCAATGAAAATGATTTTGTAGATTTATTTAACTATGGAATGGAGTACATACGCACAACTCAAAACTTAAATTCCATATTAGAATCCATACAACGTGTATCTAAGATATTATATGCACTTAAAAACTTTTCTCATTTTGATAAAATTGGAGCAAAAATGCAAACAGACCTAATCTCCAATATTGAAACAGTTTTAATACTCTATAACAGTCAAATTAAAACCGGTATCAAAATCATTAGAAACTTTCCAGAAATACCGGTTATCATCCCTTGTTTTCCAGACGATTTGATTCAAGTTTGGACCAATTTAATTTTCAATGCTATCCAAGCCATGAATTATAAAGGCATCTTAACCATATCTGTCAAACATCCGCCGGAAGATACACAAAGGAAAAAATGGGTTCAAATTCTTATTGAAGACAACGGATGTGGGATCAAAGAAGAAATCAAAGATAAAATTTTTGAACCTTTTTTTACGACAAAAGAATTAGGTGAAGGAAGTGGCTTGGGTTTGGATATCGTAAAACGTGTTGTCCATAAACATGAGGGAAAGATCGAAGTAGAATCACAACCAGGAAGAACTGTCTTTACCATTTCTTTGCCAATCTAA